In the Agromyces flavus genome, CGCCCGGGGTGCCGTACGAACCGCTCATCGGCGGCGCCCGAGTCCCCGCGCGATCGCGCCGAGGAGGACGACCGCGCCGACGGCCGCACCGATCACGACGCCCGGGCGGCGCCGGTACTCCTCCTTGATGCGCTCGGTCCAGTCGGACGTGACGCGCTTGGCCTGGTCGGCGAACTCGTCGAGGTCGGCGCTCTGCGCCGCCTCGCGGAGCTTTGCACCGGCCTGCTTCGCGGCGTCGGCGGCGGCGTCGGCGATCTTGCCCACGGGTGATCCGGACGGCGCGCCCACCGAGTCGACGGCCTCGCGCTCGCCGGGGTTCACGTCCTCGCCCGGGCCCGCGGGCGAGGCGGTCGAGGTCGTCGAACCGGTCGAACTCGTCGAACTCGTCGAACCGGTCGATCTCGCCGACGCGCCCGAGCCGGTGCCGGACGCCGTGCTCGAGCCGGAGGCATCCGCTTCGACCGCCTCCGAGCCGATCGGCGGGGTCGGCGGCATCTCGGTCGACTTCCCGGAGGTCCCGGTGGACGTCGTGCCCGCGGTCGTGGCGGCGTCGCTGCGTGTCGTGTTCTCGTCGCTCATGCTCGTCGCTCCTTCGGTCGCGGCGCGCCCTCTCAGGTCGAGGGCGTCGCGCTCTCCACGGCAGTCTGACCCGGAGCGTCGCGAGCGTCGAGGGCGTTGACACGCCCGGACCCGGCGCCTAGACAGACGCGCTCGAACCCGGCGCCGACGGCGGTGGCGGCCGGAGCTCAGGCGAGTCCGGCCCGCTCGGCGAGCACCTCGCGCAGGACGACCCGCGTGGCGTCCAGGCCGCGGTGGACCTCCTCGAAGCTCGTCGAGAGCGGTGCGAGGCCGATGCGCAGTCCGCCGACATCGCGGTAGTCGGGGATCACGTCGCGCTGCCAGAGCCGCGCGGTCACCTCGCGCATCGCGGGGTGCTGCAGGATCACGTGCCCGCCGCGCTCCTCGGGATCGCGCGGACTGCCGAGCGTCACGCCGAGCGGCCCGAGCCACGCGTCGGCGAGGTCGATCGCATACGACGTGAGGGCGACCGACTTCGCGCGGACCGCCGCCATGCCCGCCTCCTCGATCATCGCGAGCGTCTCGCGCATCGCGATCATCGCCGAGATCGGCGACGTGCCGCTGACGAACCGGCGGATGCTGCGCGCGGGCACGTACTCGGGTCCCATCGCGAACAGGTCGGCGGTGCCGAACCATCCCTGGATCGGCTGGCGGAGGACGGTGTGCAGGTCGTCCCGAACGTACGCGAACGCGGGGGAGCCGGGCCCGCCGTTGAGGTACTTGTACGTGCAGCCGACGGCGAGGTCGAACTCCCAGCGGTCGGCGTGCACGGGCACCGATCCGGCGGAGTGGCAGAGGTCCCACAGCACGAGGGCTCCGGCGTCGTGTGCGATCCGCGTGAGCTCCTGCGCGTCGGCGATGAACGCGGAGCGGTACGAGACGTGGTTGAGCACGACGAGCGCGGTCTGCGGCCCGACCGCCTCGGCGAGCTGCTCGGAGCTCACGCCACGCGTCAGGTCGACGTCGATCCAGCGGAGGTGGCATCCGGTCTCGTGCGCGATGCCCTCGAGCACGTACCGGTCGGTGGGGATGTTGTCGCGGTCGACGACGATCTCGCGGCGCTGCGGGTCGCGGGCGAGCTGCCCGTCGATCGCTGCCCGGGCGAGCTTGTACAGCAGCACCGTCGTCGAGTCGCCGATGACCGTCTGCCCGGCCTTGGCCGCGATGACGGCGCGGCCGATCTGGTCGCCGATCTC is a window encoding:
- a CDS encoding kynureninase, with the translated sequence MDPLLAYARRMDRADGLAHYRKRFVGADSELVYFDGNSLGRPPAAAIERVERFMREEWGGRLIRGWDEAWLQLPYEIGDQIGRAVIAAKAGQTVIGDSTTVLLYKLARAAIDGQLARDPQRREIVVDRDNIPTDRYVLEGIAHETGCHLRWIDVDLTRGVSSEQLAEAVGPQTALVVLNHVSYRSAFIADAQELTRIAHDAGALVLWDLCHSAGSVPVHADRWEFDLAVGCTYKYLNGGPGSPAFAYVRDDLHTVLRQPIQGWFGTADLFAMGPEYVPARSIRRFVSGTSPISAMIAMRETLAMIEEAGMAAVRAKSVALTSYAIDLADAWLGPLGVTLGSPRDPEERGGHVILQHPAMREVTARLWQRDVIPDYRDVGGLRIGLAPLSTSFEEVHRGLDATRVVLREVLAERAGLA